One window from the genome of Rariglobus hedericola encodes:
- a CDS encoding LpxI family protein yields the protein MPALSAFLPADFNPQRPVALIAGQGIYPVLIAQAIRRAGVPIRLIAFDEETRPDLIDSFPAADRRVIQVGQLGKMLDTLKDYDAGYALMAGQITPRRLFKGLHPDFKAARILFSLKRRNAETIFGAIAQEITALGVHLLDARSFLDDQLAHSGCMTGKKFPIDPDYVAHGVQIARESARLDIGQGCVVRKGTVLAVEAFEGTDAMIRRAGEFKTDESLFVKTVKARQDYRFDVPCFGLKTLETMREAGLKAAALETDRVILLDKPAVLAQAKSWGIQLLGFE from the coding sequence ATGCCCGCCTTGTCCGCCTTCCTGCCCGCCGATTTTAATCCGCAACGCCCCGTCGCGCTCATTGCCGGCCAAGGCATTTATCCCGTTCTCATCGCACAGGCCATTCGTCGCGCCGGCGTGCCCATCCGCCTCATTGCCTTCGACGAAGAAACGCGCCCGGACTTAATTGATTCGTTCCCCGCCGCCGATCGGCGCGTCATCCAGGTCGGCCAGCTCGGCAAGATGCTCGACACGCTCAAGGACTACGATGCGGGCTACGCGCTCATGGCCGGACAAATCACTCCGCGCCGTCTCTTCAAAGGCCTCCACCCCGACTTCAAAGCGGCCCGCATTCTCTTCTCCCTGAAACGTCGCAATGCGGAAACCATCTTCGGCGCTATCGCGCAGGAAATCACCGCGCTGGGCGTCCACCTGCTTGATGCCCGCAGTTTCCTCGACGATCAACTCGCCCACTCCGGTTGCATGACCGGAAAAAAATTCCCCATCGACCCCGACTACGTGGCCCACGGCGTGCAGATCGCCCGCGAGTCCGCCCGTCTCGATATCGGCCAGGGCTGCGTTGTCCGCAAAGGCACCGTCCTTGCAGTCGAAGCCTTCGAGGGCACCGATGCGATGATCCGCCGCGCCGGCGAATTCAAGACCGACGAATCCCTCTTCGTTAAAACCGTCAAAGCCCGTCAGGATTACCGCTTCGACGTGCCGTGCTTCGGCCTCAAGACACTCGAAACCATGCGCGAAGCCGGCCTCAAAGCCGCCGCCCTCGAAACCGATCGCGTCATCCTCCTGGATAAACCCGCCGTCCTCGCCCAGGCCAAATCCTGGGGCATTCAACTGCTGGGTTTCGAATAA
- a CDS encoding bifunctional nuclease family protein, giving the protein MKNDVVPVIVKGVMPTSNGCAVFLGDDNKTFVIYVDHSVGNAIQMTLDGVKKERPLTHDLIGHILTGLGATIDHVVINDVNDGTFFARILLRMENELGKKIVELDARPSDSTVLALQHRRPLFAARKVYDTVEDMTEILERVLRQQNDEAKPDADDEDDDK; this is encoded by the coding sequence ATGAAAAACGATGTCGTCCCAGTGATCGTCAAAGGAGTGATGCCCACCTCCAACGGCTGCGCCGTGTTCCTCGGCGACGACAACAAGACGTTCGTCATCTACGTGGACCACTCCGTGGGCAATGCCATCCAGATGACCCTCGACGGCGTCAAAAAAGAACGCCCGCTCACCCACGATCTCATCGGCCACATTCTCACCGGCCTCGGCGCAACGATCGACCATGTCGTCATCAACGACGTCAACGACGGCACTTTTTTCGCGCGCATCCTGCTGCGCATGGAAAACGAACTCGGCAAAAAAATCGTCGAGCTCGATGCCCGCCCCAGCGATTCGACCGTGCTGGCGCTCCAGCACCGCCGCCCCTTGTTCGCCGCCCGCAAAGTCTATGACACCGTCGAAGACATGACCGAAATCCTCGAACGCGTCCTCCGCCAGCAAAACGATGAAGCCAAACCCGACGCCGACGACGAAGACGACGACAAGTAA
- a CDS encoding tRNA dihydrouridine synthase — MQDVTDLAFMGVIAHYGAPDYFFTEFFRVHAQSKPEKHILRSIDENATGRPVFAQLIGEELTHLARSATELLRHPVAGIDLNMGCPAPKVYKKNVGGGLLRDPQKIDEILGVLRQTVPGLFTVKMRIGFDDTANFERILDLINKHDVDLLSLHGRTVKEGYRSDVHYDYIARAVERVKCPVLANGNITSAATAVRVLGETRAAGVMIGRHAIRNPWIFRQCREAFAGQPVTLVTLADVRDYIARLYDATRQPGLPERDHVNKMKKYLNFVGQSVDGTGAFLYEMRRTESEAQLFEVCDRHLLAEPGKVFADEPYPGVIARPNCETPSSDGCSLDSVTA, encoded by the coding sequence ATGCAGGACGTCACCGATCTGGCGTTCATGGGAGTCATCGCGCACTACGGCGCCCCGGATTATTTCTTCACCGAGTTTTTCCGCGTCCACGCCCAGTCGAAGCCCGAGAAACACATTCTCCGCTCCATCGACGAGAATGCCACCGGCCGCCCCGTCTTCGCCCAGTTGATCGGCGAAGAGCTGACCCACCTCGCCCGCTCCGCCACCGAGCTGCTCCGCCACCCCGTCGCCGGCATCGACCTCAACATGGGCTGCCCCGCCCCCAAGGTTTACAAGAAAAACGTCGGCGGCGGACTCCTCCGCGACCCGCAGAAGATCGACGAAATCCTAGGCGTTCTCCGCCAGACCGTCCCCGGCCTCTTTACGGTCAAAATGCGTATCGGTTTCGACGATACCGCCAACTTCGAGCGCATCTTGGATCTGATCAACAAGCACGACGTCGATCTCCTCAGCCTCCACGGCCGCACCGTGAAAGAAGGCTACCGCAGCGACGTCCACTACGACTACATCGCCCGCGCCGTGGAGCGCGTGAAATGCCCCGTCCTCGCCAACGGCAACATCACCTCCGCCGCCACCGCCGTCCGCGTGCTCGGCGAGACCCGGGCCGCCGGCGTCATGATCGGACGCCACGCTATCCGCAACCCGTGGATCTTCCGCCAGTGCCGCGAAGCCTTCGCCGGCCAGCCGGTGACCCTCGTCACCCTCGCCGACGTGCGCGACTACATCGCCCGCCTCTACGACGCCACCCGCCAGCCCGGCCTCCCCGAGCGCGACCACGTGAACAAGATGAAGAAGTATCTGAACTTCGTCGGCCAAAGTGTGGATGGCACCGGAGCGTTCCTCTATGAAATGCGCCGCACCGAGTCTGAGGCCCAACTCTTCGAAGTGTGCGACCGCCACCTCCTCGCCGAGCCCGGCAAAGTCTTTGCCGACGAACCCTACCCCGGAGTCATCGCCCGCCCCAACTGCGAAACCCCGTCGTCCGACGGCTGCTCCCTGGATTCCGTGACGGCATAA
- a CDS encoding ABC transporter substrate-binding protein, whose product MLKQALIIFTLVATLVLPFALRPKHETVGKTDDTLVIITPHNEAIRQEFERAFAKWYQARTGRTVSLDWRLIGGTTEIAKYLEGEYTAAFQNYWVNTLHKPWSNDVLNGFANGSLPADAPAVAREARAAFLASEMSCGIDLFYGGGSYDFIRQAQAGRLVDSGIMQLHPEWFTEEVIPQSFAGEEYWDKKGLWVGTVLSSFGIITNRDSLARLGVTTAPRSWEDLADPRYVSEVALADPTKSGSIAKAFENVIQQQMQKVVFNRMATVRFATPEAMKAAEANAVAEGWLEGLRLLQRIGANARYFTDSAQKVPIDVAAGDCAVGMGIDFYGRQQQEAVRRRGADDRMAYISPEGGAVNSVDPVAMLRGAPNKKAALAFIEFSLSMEGQLLWNLKPGAPGGPDYFALRRLPVRKDFYTIEGIAALRSDPEEMPYGPQDRLIYRREWTGRLFREMAFAIRVMCLDTQPELKQAWRALIDAGMPADALAEFQDLSALDYAAANGRIREALRSKNKVDEIKLANELGNRFRAQYKRTVELAEKSRKN is encoded by the coding sequence ATGCTCAAACAGGCCCTCATCATCTTCACATTGGTGGCGACCTTGGTGCTGCCGTTTGCGCTGCGACCGAAGCATGAAACCGTCGGCAAGACGGACGACACGCTGGTCATCATCACGCCGCACAACGAGGCCATCCGGCAGGAGTTCGAGCGGGCGTTTGCCAAGTGGTATCAGGCGCGCACGGGCCGCACGGTTTCGCTGGATTGGCGGTTGATCGGCGGGACCACCGAGATCGCCAAGTATCTGGAGGGTGAATACACGGCGGCGTTCCAAAATTATTGGGTCAACACGCTGCACAAGCCCTGGAGCAACGATGTGCTCAACGGGTTCGCCAACGGTTCGCTGCCCGCCGATGCGCCGGCGGTTGCGCGCGAGGCGCGGGCGGCGTTTCTCGCTTCGGAAATGAGCTGTGGCATCGATTTGTTTTACGGTGGCGGCAGCTACGACTTTATCCGCCAGGCACAGGCGGGCCGTCTGGTGGACAGCGGGATTATGCAGCTGCATCCGGAGTGGTTCACCGAGGAGGTGATCCCGCAGTCGTTTGCCGGCGAGGAATATTGGGATAAAAAAGGCCTGTGGGTCGGCACGGTGTTGAGCTCCTTCGGGATCATCACCAACCGTGATTCGCTCGCGCGCCTTGGGGTCACCACCGCGCCGCGCAGCTGGGAGGATCTGGCCGATCCGCGCTACGTGAGTGAAGTCGCGCTGGCCGACCCGACGAAGAGTGGATCAATCGCCAAGGCGTTTGAGAATGTGATCCAGCAGCAGATGCAGAAGGTGGTTTTCAACCGCATGGCGACCGTGCGGTTTGCCACCCCCGAGGCCATGAAGGCCGCGGAAGCAAACGCGGTGGCTGAGGGATGGCTTGAGGGTTTGCGTTTGTTGCAACGCATCGGGGCCAATGCGCGCTATTTTACCGACTCGGCGCAGAAGGTGCCGATCGACGTGGCCGCGGGCGATTGTGCGGTCGGCATGGGCATTGATTTCTACGGACGCCAGCAACAGGAAGCGGTGCGTCGTCGCGGGGCGGATGATCGCATGGCCTACATCTCGCCCGAAGGCGGAGCGGTCAACTCGGTGGATCCCGTAGCGATGTTGCGCGGTGCGCCCAACAAAAAGGCGGCGCTCGCCTTCATCGAGTTCTCACTGTCGATGGAGGGCCAGCTGCTCTGGAACCTGAAGCCGGGCGCGCCCGGCGGCCCCGACTACTTCGCGCTGCGACGTTTGCCCGTGCGAAAGGATTTTTATACCATCGAGGGTATCGCCGCCCTGCGCAGTGATCCCGAGGAGATGCCGTATGGTCCGCAAGACCGGCTCATTTACCGTCGCGAGTGGACCGGCCGCTTATTCCGTGAAATGGCCTTCGCGATTCGAGTGATGTGCCTCGATACCCAGCCGGAATTGAAACAAGCGTGGCGCGCCTTGATCGACGCCGGCATGCCGGCGGATGCGCTGGCGGAGTTTCAAGATCTGTCGGCTCTGGATTACGCCGCCGCCAACGGACGCATTCGCGAGGCGCTGCGTTCAAAGAACAAAGTCGACGAGATCAAGCTCGCGAATGAATTGGGCAACCGCTTCCGCGCGCAATATAAGCGGACGGTGGAGTTGGCGGAGAAGAGTCGGAAGAATTAA
- a CDS encoding ABC transporter ATP-binding protein has product MISISIQNLTKRFGTAVALRNLDLVIEPGELFFLLGPSGCGKTTLLRSMAGFYIPEEGTIRFGDEDVTRLAPHKRNTGMMFQSYALWPHMTLAENVAFGLEERKVPKNEIKRRVGEALESVRMGQYASRKPNQLSGGQQQRVALARALVIRPRCLLLDEPLSNLDAKLRLEMRIEIRRVCKEFKLTTVYVTHDQKEALSISDRMAILDGGKILQVGSPKEVYRRPVCKTVAHFIGETDFIEGRVLGPEGDYTAVETAIGRFIGVVGDKAFQPAIGSTVTLSIRPECWKLAKEPRAHNAVRGKIGESVYLGEVAQYDFVAGGVTLKIYELNPRFVGSASDGDLFASVDPDDVVILGA; this is encoded by the coding sequence ATGATTTCGATTAGCATCCAAAATCTCACCAAACGGTTCGGCACGGCCGTCGCGTTGCGCAACCTCGACCTGGTGATTGAGCCCGGGGAATTGTTTTTCCTGCTCGGCCCCAGTGGCTGCGGCAAGACCACGCTGCTGCGCAGCATGGCCGGCTTTTATATCCCCGAGGAAGGCACTATCCGCTTTGGCGATGAAGACGTGACGCGTCTGGCGCCGCACAAGCGCAACACCGGCATGATGTTTCAGAGCTATGCACTCTGGCCGCACATGACCCTGGCTGAGAACGTGGCGTTCGGGTTGGAAGAGCGCAAAGTGCCGAAAAATGAGATCAAGCGCCGCGTCGGCGAGGCCTTGGAGTCGGTGCGCATGGGGCAGTATGCCTCGCGCAAACCGAATCAATTATCAGGCGGTCAACAGCAACGCGTGGCCCTGGCGCGTGCGTTGGTCATCCGTCCGCGTTGCCTGCTGCTCGACGAACCGCTGTCCAACCTGGATGCAAAGCTCCGGCTTGAGATGCGCATTGAGATCCGTCGCGTGTGCAAAGAATTTAAACTCACGACGGTGTATGTGACGCATGACCAGAAAGAGGCGCTGTCGATCTCGGATCGCATGGCGATTCTGGACGGTGGCAAGATTTTGCAGGTCGGTTCGCCCAAGGAAGTTTACCGCCGCCCCGTCTGCAAGACCGTGGCGCATTTCATCGGCGAGACGGATTTCATTGAAGGTCGCGTGCTCGGGCCGGAGGGCGATTACACCGCGGTGGAGACGGCCATCGGACGGTTTATCGGCGTGGTGGGCGATAAGGCTTTTCAGCCGGCGATCGGTTCGACCGTCACCCTTTCGATTCGCCCGGAATGCTGGAAACTGGCGAAGGAGCCCCGCGCGCACAACGCGGTGCGGGGGAAGATCGGCGAGTCGGTGTATCTCGGCGAAGTGGCGCAATATGATTTCGTCGCCGGTGGTGTGACGCTGAAAATTTACGAATTGAATCCGCGATTTGTGGGCTCCGCATCGGATGGCGATTTGTTTGCGAGCGTGGATCCGGACGACGTGGTCATTCTGGGCGCCTGA
- the hpt gene encoding hypoxanthine phosphoribosyltransferase, whose product MTKAKNFPLHADLETVLVSEKDIKKRVKKLGAELAEAYGDEEITVVSIINGAILFTADLLREIPNPIRLDCIRISSYRNDTRSLGQPKILQSLTLDISNRHVLLIDDILDTGKTFSAVAAMLRKLNPASLRTCVLLDKRGRREVEFEADFVGFQIPDKFVVGYGLDFAERYRNLPCIGVLKPNLQNPPEWA is encoded by the coding sequence ATGACCAAGGCCAAAAATTTCCCCCTGCACGCTGACTTGGAAACCGTGCTGGTTTCCGAGAAGGACATCAAAAAACGCGTCAAGAAACTCGGAGCCGAGCTGGCCGAGGCCTATGGCGACGAGGAGATCACCGTCGTCTCCATCATCAACGGCGCGATTTTATTCACCGCCGATCTGCTGCGCGAGATCCCCAATCCCATCCGCCTCGATTGCATTCGCATCTCGAGCTATCGCAACGACACGAGATCGCTAGGTCAGCCGAAAATCCTCCAAAGCCTCACGCTCGACATCAGCAACCGCCACGTGCTCTTGATCGACGACATTCTCGACACGGGAAAAACCTTCTCCGCCGTCGCCGCCATGTTGCGCAAGCTCAACCCCGCGAGCCTCCGCACCTGCGTGCTGCTCGACAAACGCGGCCGCCGCGAAGTTGAGTTCGAGGCTGATTTTGTAGGCTTCCAAATCCCCGATAAATTCGTGGTCGGCTACGGACTCGATTTCGCCGAGCGCTACCGGAACCTGCCTTGCATCGGCGTGCTCAAGCCCAACCTGCAAAACCCGCCCGAGTGGGCGTGA
- a CDS encoding DUF3574 domain-containing protein: MRTLRWWSLSLLAVLALAGSGCATKPPAETVAPVVTETAKWVRTELYFGIGDWTETALSTEPESRWSTFVDAEVTPRFPDGLSVIDVYGQWREAKPSAQIKRERSRLLVIVHLDTAEASAKIDAIRDAWKRTTGDQSVLRVTQPADVRF, from the coding sequence ATGAGAACCCTTCGTTGGTGGTCCCTTTCGTTATTGGCGGTGCTGGCGCTCGCTGGTTCGGGCTGCGCGACCAAACCGCCTGCCGAGACCGTCGCGCCCGTCGTGACCGAAACCGCCAAGTGGGTGCGGACTGAATTGTATTTTGGCATCGGTGACTGGACGGAAACGGCGTTGAGCACCGAGCCGGAGTCGCGTTGGTCGACATTCGTGGATGCCGAAGTGACGCCGCGCTTTCCAGACGGGCTCAGTGTGATCGATGTCTATGGCCAGTGGCGTGAGGCCAAACCAAGCGCGCAGATCAAGCGCGAGCGGAGCCGGCTTCTCGTGATCGTGCACCTGGATACCGCGGAGGCATCGGCCAAGATCGACGCCATTCGCGATGCTTGGAAACGCACGACCGGAGACCAATCCGTGCTGCGGGTCACCCAGCCGGCGGACGTCCGCTTTTGA
- a CDS encoding OmpW/AlkL family protein, which yields MNTPSSKLIAMLGAGLVALAPLHAASPWSVRIATAYLQTTDGSTNKAIAVDIEDKLIPEFDISYAFTSHWSADLVLTVPQEHEVKVNGAKVGTFKHLPPTLLAKYTFTPIGRFTPYVGAGVNFTLIFDDDLGGAKLDSYSVGPAGQVGFDYKLADHWSLNADVKRAMLRTDVKAGGVKLTEARLDPWIYSLGLRYQF from the coding sequence ATGAACACACCCTCATCTAAACTTATCGCCATGCTCGGTGCCGGCCTCGTCGCGCTCGCGCCGCTCCACGCCGCCAGCCCTTGGTCGGTGCGCATCGCCACAGCCTACCTGCAAACCACCGATGGCTCCACCAACAAAGCCATCGCCGTGGACATCGAGGACAAGCTCATCCCCGAATTCGATATCTCCTATGCCTTCACCTCTCATTGGTCCGCCGACCTCGTGCTCACCGTGCCTCAGGAGCATGAAGTGAAGGTCAATGGCGCCAAGGTCGGCACGTTCAAACATCTGCCGCCCACCTTGCTCGCTAAATACACGTTCACCCCCATCGGTCGCTTTACACCTTACGTCGGAGCCGGCGTAAACTTCACCTTGATCTTCGATGATGACCTTGGAGGCGCCAAACTCGACAGTTACAGCGTCGGTCCCGCCGGCCAGGTTGGCTTCGATTATAAATTGGCCGATCACTGGTCGCTCAACGCCGATGTGAAACGCGCCATGCTTCGCACCGACGTCAAAGCCGGTGGTGTGAAGCTCACCGAGGCGCGACTCGACCCGTGGATCTACTCACTCGGCCTTCGCTACCAGTTCTAA
- the uvrB gene encoding excinuclease ABC subunit UvrB → MASLFKLNSEYQPTGDQPQAIDKLTASIQAGNKFQTLLGVTGSGKTFTMANVIARCDRPVLIISHNKTLAAQLYSEFKNFFPENAVEYFVSYYDYYQPEAYVASSDTYIEKDSSINEEIERMRIATASSLVSRRDVIVVASVSCIYGLGSPEDFQAMRIALRKGEPLGRQVLLQKLVDILYERNDYDLKRGAFRVRGDVVDIMPAYLELGLRVEFWGEEIEALSEFDPTTGTVTRTLDQFDLYPATQYVASKDKLTEAIQAIKHELDERVEFFEKNGQLLEAQRIRMRTNYDLEMLQEMGFCNGIENYSSVIARRRPGERPICLIDFFPKDALLMVDESHVTIPQVGGMSNGDRARKMNLVNFGFRLPSALDNRPQTFDEFLSITGQTLFVSATPASYELTHSTVIAEQVIRPTGLLDPEIVIHPTKGQVEHLIGEIKQATSKGERVLVTTLTKRLSEDLTSFMREAKIRVEYLHSDIDAIERVEILRNLRLGNFDVLIGINLLREGLDLPEVALVAILDADKEGFLRSQTSLIQTAGRAARHENGRVIFYADKITESIRRTQEVTSARRLKQIAYNEEHGITPRSTKRTAQSSLHVYDGSGARDEEAGALAEGSDEDVKAVIEELEEEMTTASAKLEFERAALLRDQIEALKSGDYRKAAASSLKGKSRAYAKAKRRR, encoded by the coding sequence ATGGCTTCGTTGTTTAAACTGAATTCCGAATACCAGCCGACCGGTGATCAACCGCAGGCCATTGATAAACTCACGGCCTCGATTCAGGCGGGAAACAAATTTCAGACGCTGCTGGGTGTTACCGGCTCGGGAAAGACTTTCACGATGGCCAATGTCATCGCGCGTTGCGACCGGCCGGTGCTGATCATTTCGCACAACAAGACGCTGGCGGCGCAGCTCTACTCGGAGTTTAAAAACTTCTTCCCCGAGAATGCGGTCGAATACTTCGTCAGCTACTACGACTACTACCAACCCGAGGCGTATGTCGCGTCGAGCGACACTTACATCGAGAAGGATTCTTCGATCAACGAGGAGATCGAGCGCATGCGAATTGCGACCGCGAGTTCGCTGGTTTCGCGCCGTGATGTGATCGTGGTGGCTTCGGTTTCGTGCATCTACGGCTTGGGCTCGCCCGAGGACTTTCAGGCCATGCGCATTGCCTTGCGCAAAGGCGAACCGCTGGGACGTCAGGTGCTGCTCCAGAAGCTCGTGGATATTTTGTATGAGCGAAACGACTACGACCTGAAGCGCGGGGCATTTCGCGTGCGGGGCGATGTTGTGGACATCATGCCCGCCTATCTCGAACTCGGTTTGCGGGTGGAGTTTTGGGGCGAGGAAATCGAGGCGTTGAGCGAGTTCGATCCCACGACGGGCACGGTCACGCGCACGCTGGACCAATTTGATCTTTATCCGGCGACCCAATACGTCGCCAGCAAGGACAAGCTCACCGAGGCGATCCAGGCGATCAAACACGAGCTGGATGAACGCGTGGAGTTCTTTGAGAAAAACGGACAGCTCCTGGAAGCGCAGCGCATTCGTATGCGCACGAACTACGACCTCGAGATGCTCCAGGAAATGGGCTTCTGCAACGGCATCGAGAACTACTCCAGTGTGATCGCCCGGCGGCGTCCGGGAGAACGTCCCATCTGCTTGATCGATTTCTTCCCGAAGGATGCGTTGCTGATGGTCGATGAAAGCCACGTGACGATTCCGCAGGTCGGCGGCATGTCCAATGGCGACCGGGCTCGCAAAATGAATTTAGTGAACTTCGGATTCCGTCTGCCTTCGGCACTCGATAATCGTCCGCAGACATTCGACGAATTTCTGTCGATCACCGGACAGACGCTTTTTGTTTCCGCTACGCCGGCAAGTTATGAGCTGACTCACTCGACAGTGATCGCCGAGCAGGTCATCCGGCCGACGGGTCTGCTTGATCCGGAGATCGTCATTCATCCCACGAAGGGGCAGGTCGAGCACCTGATCGGCGAGATCAAGCAGGCGACGTCAAAAGGAGAACGTGTGCTCGTGACGACGTTGACCAAGCGTTTGTCGGAGGACCTCACGAGCTTCATGCGCGAGGCAAAGATTCGCGTGGAGTATCTACACAGCGATATCGATGCGATCGAACGCGTGGAAATTCTCCGCAATTTGCGGCTGGGTAATTTCGACGTGCTGATCGGCATTAACTTGTTGCGGGAAGGTCTCGACCTTCCGGAAGTGGCCCTCGTGGCGATCCTCGATGCGGACAAGGAAGGATTCCTGCGCAGCCAGACTTCGCTCATTCAGACGGCCGGGCGCGCGGCGCGTCATGAAAACGGACGGGTGATTTTTTATGCGGACAAGATCACCGAGTCGATCCGTCGCACGCAGGAAGTGACCTCGGCGCGTCGGTTGAAGCAGATCGCCTACAACGAAGAGCACGGCATCACGCCGCGCAGCACGAAGCGCACGGCGCAATCCAGCCTGCATGTTTACGACGGTAGTGGTGCGCGCGACGAAGAGGCCGGCGCACTGGCCGAGGGTAGTGACGAGGATGTGAAGGCGGTGATCGAGGAACTCGAAGAGGAGATGACCACGGCGTCGGCTAAACTCGAATTCGAGCGCGCGGCGTTGCTGCGTGATCAAATCGAGGCGCTTAAGTCCGGCGATTACCGGAAGGCGGCGGCGAGCAGTCTGAAGGGCAAGTCGCGGGCTTACGCCAAGGCGAAGCGCCGGCGGTAA
- a CDS encoding Glu/Leu/Phe/Val family dehydrogenase yields MSKTIVSSLYDSDVFKQACRQFDLAADAISLPESIRDRTKYPKRCVAVALPIKRDDGSVTVFEGYRVQHNLSTGPAKGGIRFHQDVTLGEVAALSMWMSWKTSLVGLPYGGAKGGVIVDPRQLSEGELERLSRRYMQELIPFMGPQIDVPAPDVGTNAKIMGWMMDTYSNHVGRNEPACVTGKPISLGGSQGRHEATGAGVAYLVKAYLEDFNIPISSATIAIQGFGNVGGEAALALANYGAKIVAISDYSAAIHNPAGIDIKKALAYVTSQKVLHNFDGGEMITNEELLTLDCTVLIPAALERVITAEIAQKLRCRVLAEAANGPTTFSADKILEQRDDIEIIPDVLCNSGGVIVSYFEWLQNLQNFYWDRDEVLKKLFVMLDRAKSSVEYQKRKFKFSRRLAALTLGIQRVAETKQSRGLFP; encoded by the coding sequence ATGTCCAAAACCATCGTTTCTTCACTCTACGACTCAGACGTTTTCAAACAGGCCTGCCGCCAGTTCGATCTCGCGGCCGATGCCATCAGTCTGCCCGAGTCCATTCGCGACCGCACCAAATACCCCAAGCGCTGCGTCGCGGTTGCACTCCCGATCAAACGCGACGACGGCAGCGTCACGGTGTTCGAAGGCTATCGGGTGCAGCACAATCTTTCGACCGGTCCGGCCAAGGGCGGTATTCGTTTCCATCAAGATGTCACCTTGGGCGAGGTCGCCGCACTCTCCATGTGGATGAGTTGGAAAACTTCGCTGGTCGGCCTGCCCTACGGCGGCGCCAAAGGCGGTGTGATCGTCGATCCGCGCCAACTGTCCGAAGGAGAACTCGAGCGGCTTTCGCGTCGCTACATGCAGGAGCTGATTCCATTTATGGGCCCGCAGATCGACGTGCCTGCACCGGATGTCGGCACCAATGCCAAGATCATGGGTTGGATGATGGACACCTATTCCAATCACGTTGGCCGCAACGAGCCGGCCTGCGTCACCGGAAAACCCATCTCGCTCGGGGGTTCGCAAGGCCGTCACGAGGCCACCGGCGCCGGTGTCGCCTATCTCGTCAAAGCCTACCTCGAGGATTTCAACATCCCGATTTCGTCCGCGACCATAGCCATTCAAGGATTTGGTAATGTCGGCGGAGAAGCCGCCCTCGCCCTCGCCAACTACGGAGCGAAAATTGTCGCGATCTCCGACTACAGTGCAGCGATCCACAACCCCGCGGGCATCGATATCAAAAAGGCCCTCGCCTACGTCACGTCACAGAAGGTCCTGCATAACTTCGACGGCGGCGAGATGATCACCAACGAGGAACTGCTCACGCTCGACTGCACGGTTCTTATTCCCGCGGCACTCGAACGGGTCATCACCGCCGAGATCGCGCAAAAACTGCGTTGTCGCGTTCTGGCGGAAGCCGCCAACGGCCCCACCACGTTCAGCGCCGACAAAATCCTGGAGCAACGTGACGACATCGAAATCATCCCCGACGTGCTCTGCAATTCAGGCGGCGTGATCGTCTCCTATTTCGAATGGCTGCAAAACCTGCAGAACTTCTATTGGGATCGCGATGAGGTCCTCAAAAAACTTTTCGTCATGCTCGACCGCGCGAAATCCTCGGTCGAATACCAGAAGCGCAAGTTCAAGTTCAGCCGCCGCCTCGCCGCGCTCACGCTCGGCATCCAGCGGGTTGCCGAGACCAAACAAAGCCGCGGACTCTTCCCCTGA
- the mnhG gene encoding monovalent cation/H(+) antiporter subunit G, with protein MSLIVDIMAGLFLLAGAFFMLVAGVGVVKLPDAYCRAHALGKAMTLGIIFLLIAMGLLLEDLSWQKVAAGIFFQLVTIPVASHLFCLAAYRRKLRRWTSRGWVQE; from the coding sequence ATGAGTCTGATCGTTGATATCATGGCCGGCCTTTTCCTGTTGGCCGGGGCGTTCTTTATGTTGGTGGCCGGAGTGGGCGTGGTGAAGTTACCCGATGCGTATTGCCGCGCACACGCGCTCGGCAAAGCGATGACGCTCGGAATCATTTTCCTGCTGATCGCGATGGGACTGCTGCTCGAAGATCTTTCGTGGCAGAAAGTCGCCGCAGGTATCTTCTTCCAACTCGTGACGATTCCCGTGGCCAGCCACCTCTTCTGTCTGGCGGCCTATCGACGCAAGCTGCGCCGCTGGACCTCGCGCGGCTGGGTGCAGGAGTAA
- a CDS encoding monovalent cation/H+ antiporter complex subunit F, which yields MNLFLEIAYYLGWAVLLTVTLCGFWRVIAGPTTLDRMVGFDAVTIAVTALVAIFSIHAGTSEYMELIIVMTALGFFTTVAYCYYLSQPKQRSGEDFNQEDGK from the coding sequence ATGAACCTTTTCCTCGAAATCGCTTATTATCTCGGTTGGGCGGTCTTGCTGACCGTTACACTGTGCGGTTTCTGGCGCGTCATTGCCGGTCCGACGACTCTGGACCGCATGGTGGGATTCGATGCCGTGACGATCGCCGTCACGGCATTGGTTGCGATTTTTTCAATTCATGCCGGCACATCGGAATACATGGAACTGATCATCGTGATGACAGCACTCGGGTTCTTCACGACGGTGGCGTATTGTTATTATCTGTCGCAGCCCAAACAACGCAGTGGTGAGGATTTTAATCAGGAGGACGGGAAATGA